Proteins encoded together in one Kitasatospora albolonga window:
- a CDS encoding tetratricopeptide repeat protein, with protein sequence MIPPRAQSFQHRAEVDQLRTAVDNGGTAVLTQVLTGTGGVGKTQLAADYARTAWDSGGVDVLVWISASSRSAITAGYAQAGVEVLAADPGDPEQAARAFLAWLEPKAGQKPCRWLVVLDDVADPADIRGWWPPASPRGRVLVTTRRREAALTGAGRRRVTVGLFTPQHAAAYLTAVLAAHDRHEPTDQINSLAADLGHLPLALAQAAAYIIDTNVTCARYRRLLADRLRKLADLLPETSALPDDQAVTVAATWSLSIEHADRLRPAGLARPMLQLAAMLDPNGIPTDVLTSRPALTHLARHRPPDTQQPIPATAEDAAGALHALHRLSLVTYTPGQPVQVHGLVQRSVREQLPPELLARTVRAAADALLHAWPEPERDFATGQRFRANTETLRSHDEHLLWSDHDVHEVLLRLGQSLGHAGLYQATNDHYRQLAATSAHKYGADYPRTLTCRSNSLRFLRFTAHPAEAVAAYTELAADCTRLVGPDGFTTLDARGELAAARVSGGDLAGALADYEELLVDYRRVRGPHHRNTLSVRSRIAFLHRERGDAPRAAALYEELLGDCRAYLGPLDVMTLDVRMKLARLQGEAGDPVGARDRFGEMLDEHVAEFGRDDHRTLAVRHELAEWRAAAGDPAGAAAELADMIDDAVRVLGAHHIDISRARYALGLLRNEAGAVTAAPVGMDESARLLEQTFGPEHPLVISNRSFLRVWQHGLAESDPVAAAEVLKEMIAALRPFWGPNRSEVLLLRSVLLSIEGVIGDPGQTAEAFAALLADCQQALGPEHPLTLTTRAELANWRGEAGDHSKAVTDLRELQEDMARVLGLHHPETLRTRRLLAEKLREAGDTAMAIAAYEDLITVHGQVLGPNHPDTLRLRSDLADCRSHDAEAETMIPVYQELIADYTRALGPDHPRTLDLRSRLLGCRAEAGDPAGAAEACRELLHDYQRLMPPDHVETLPVRATYAGLLADSGDFTRAVAAYEDLLPAALRIVGPDHLLTLIVRGCLAEARTRRDTAPADGLAAFAALTDDCLRVLGPDHYITVATRAYRDALRESHPALPDLTYNKLVDQYAKAERSGRAAPPPPNDPDCRA encoded by the coding sequence GTGATCCCACCCCGCGCCCAGTCCTTCCAGCACCGGGCCGAGGTCGACCAGTTGCGGACGGCAGTCGACAACGGGGGCACCGCGGTGCTCACCCAGGTGCTGACTGGGACCGGTGGCGTGGGCAAGACCCAGCTGGCCGCCGACTACGCCCGCACCGCCTGGGACAGCGGCGGGGTCGACGTACTGGTGTGGATCAGCGCGAGCAGCCGCTCAGCGATCACGGCCGGGTACGCGCAGGCCGGTGTGGAGGTCCTTGCCGCCGACCCCGGCGACCCTGAGCAGGCCGCGCGGGCGTTCCTGGCCTGGCTGGAGCCGAAGGCCGGCCAGAAGCCGTGCCGGTGGCTGGTCGTGCTGGACGACGTCGCGGACCCGGCCGATATACGTGGCTGGTGGCCGCCCGCCAGCCCGCGCGGGCGTGTCCTGGTCACCACACGCCGCCGCGAGGCCGCCCTGACCGGCGCCGGCCGACGCCGGGTGACTGTGGGCCTGTTTACCCCCCAGCACGCCGCCGCCTATCTCACCGCCGTACTCGCCGCGCACGACCGTCACGAGCCCACCGACCAGATCAACAGCCTCGCCGCCGACCTTGGGCACCTGCCCCTTGCTTTGGCCCAGGCCGCCGCCTACATCATCGACACCAACGTCACCTGTGCCCGCTACCGCCGTCTGCTGGCCGACCGGCTCAGGAAACTGGCCGACCTGCTCCCCGAAACCAGCGCTCTGCCCGACGACCAAGCCGTCACGGTGGCGGCCACCTGGTCCCTGTCCATCGAACACGCCGACCGGCTCCGCCCCGCCGGCCTGGCACGCCCCATGCTCCAACTCGCCGCAATGCTCGACCCCAATGGCATCCCCACCGATGTCCTGACCAGCCGCCCCGCACTCACCCACCTCGCCCGCCACCGCCCCCCCGACACCCAGCAACCGATCCCCGCGACAGCTGAGGACGCTGCAGGCGCGCTGCACGCCCTGCACCGGCTCAGCCTGGTCACCTACACGCCAGGCCAGCCTGTTCAGGTCCACGGGCTGGTGCAGCGCAGTGTGCGCGAGCAGCTTCCGCCGGAACTGCTGGCCCGGACCGTCCGGGCGGCGGCCGACGCCCTGCTCCACGCATGGCCAGAGCCGGAACGTGACTTCGCCACCGGCCAGCGGTTCCGCGCCAACACCGAGACGCTGCGGTCCCATGACGAGCACCTGCTGTGGTCGGACCACGATGTGCACGAGGTCCTGCTCCGGTTGGGCCAGAGCCTCGGCCATGCGGGGCTCTACCAGGCGACGAATGACCACTACCGGCAGCTCGCGGCCACCTCCGCGCACAAGTATGGCGCCGACTACCCCCGTACCCTCACCTGCCGCAGCAACTCCCTCCGTTTCCTGAGATTCACCGCACACCCCGCAGAGGCCGTGGCGGCGTACACGGAGCTGGCCGCGGACTGCACCCGTCTGGTCGGACCCGACGGCTTCACCACCCTCGACGCTCGCGGCGAGCTTGCAGCCGCCCGAGTCAGCGGTGGCGATCTGGCCGGTGCGCTGGCCGACTACGAGGAACTGCTCGTCGACTACCGGCGCGTCCGGGGTCCACACCACCGCAACACTCTCTCGGTCCGCTCTCGGATCGCCTTCCTACACCGCGAGAGGGGAGACGCGCCGCGCGCCGCAGCCCTGTACGAGGAGTTGCTCGGCGACTGCCGGGCATACCTTGGGCCCCTCGACGTCATGACCCTGGACGTACGCATGAAGCTCGCGCGCCTGCAGGGTGAGGCGGGCGACCCTGTCGGGGCCCGCGACCGGTTCGGGGAGATGCTGGACGAGCACGTGGCGGAGTTCGGCCGCGACGACCACCGCACCCTGGCGGTGCGGCACGAGCTGGCCGAGTGGCGTGCCGCCGCAGGAGATCCAGCCGGAGCCGCCGCCGAGCTGGCGGACATGATCGACGACGCCGTGCGAGTCCTGGGCGCCCATCACATCGACATCTCCCGTGCCCGCTACGCCCTGGGACTGCTGCGCAACGAGGCGGGAGCCGTCACCGCGGCACCGGTCGGCATGGACGAGTCGGCCCGCTTGCTGGAGCAGACCTTCGGGCCTGAACATCCGCTTGTCATCAGCAACCGCAGCTTCCTCCGGGTGTGGCAGCACGGCCTTGCGGAGAGTGATCCGGTCGCCGCCGCCGAGGTCCTGAAGGAGATGATTGCCGCCCTGCGCCCTTTTTGGGGCCCCAACCGCTCCGAGGTGCTGCTCTTGCGCAGCGTCCTCCTCAGTATCGAGGGCGTGATCGGTGATCCGGGCCAGACAGCCGAGGCGTTCGCCGCGCTGCTCGCCGACTGCCAACAGGCCCTGGGCCCCGAGCACCCCCTCACCCTGACAACCCGCGCGGAACTGGCCAACTGGCGCGGCGAAGCAGGCGACCACTCCAAGGCGGTCACCGACCTCCGCGAACTACAGGAAGACATGGCCCGGGTACTGGGCCTGCACCATCCAGAGACCCTGCGCACCCGCAGGCTGCTTGCCGAGAAGCTGCGCGAAGCGGGCGACACGGCCATGGCCATCGCGGCGTACGAGGACCTGATCACCGTGCACGGCCAAGTGCTGGGCCCGAACCACCCGGACACCCTCCGGCTGCGCAGCGACCTTGCCGACTGCCGCTCCCACGACGCGGAGGCGGAGACGATGATCCCGGTCTACCAGGAGCTGATCGCGGACTATACGCGCGCCCTGGGCCCCGACCATCCGCGTACCCTCGACCTGCGCAGCCGCCTGCTCGGCTGCCGGGCGGAGGCGGGCGACCCGGCCGGGGCGGCCGAGGCATGCCGCGAACTACTCCACGACTACCAGCGGCTCATGCCGCCCGACCATGTCGAGACACTGCCCGTCCGCGCCACCTACGCCGGACTGCTCGCGGATAGCGGAGACTTCACCAGGGCGGTCGCCGCGTACGAGGACCTGCTACCGGCAGCCCTGCGGATCGTGGGACCAGACCACCTCCTGACCCTGATAGTCCGCGGCTGTCTGGCCGAGGCGCGGACCCGCCGCGACACCGCCCCGGCCGACGGCCTCGCCGCCTTCGCCGCACTCACCGACGACTGCCTGCGCGTCCTGGGCCCCGACCACTACATCACCGTGGCTACCCGAGCCTACCGGGACGCCCTGCGCGAGTCTCACCCAGCGCTCCCGGACCTCACCTACAACAAGCTGGTGGACCAGTACGCGAAAGCCGAGCGCTCCGGCCGCGCGGCGCCCCCACCGCCAAATGATCCCGATTGCAGAGCCTGA
- a CDS encoding transposase, whose protein sequence is MLQDVLGEPEWAGLFTPADRRGLTPLFWSHVRPYGEANLDMDARLNLAAATVPGPRAALDGQPSPPRGRERAEPSQMQAKQ, encoded by the coding sequence ATGCTCCAAGACGTCCTCGGCGAACCCGAGTGGGCCGGCCTTTTCACGCCCGCCGACCGGCGCGGCCTGACCCCGCTGTTCTGGTCCCATGTGCGCCCGTACGGGGAGGCCAACCTCGACATGGATGCCCGTCTCAACCTCGCTGCGGCCACCGTGCCCGGCCCTCGGGCCGCGCTGGATGGGCAGCCGTCCCCGCCCCGGGGCCGGGAAAGGGCGGAGCCTTCGCAGATGCAGGCAAAGCAGTAG
- a CDS encoding alkaline ceramidase — protein sequence MPPFPSRSPRSRRRLPALALAAALGAVALGAPSPASAAPAAAAEPDYLIGRGIADVTGEAAETGMMGYSSFDQKTSGIHQRQRSRAYVVADRATGKRVVYVNADLAMIFQSVRQGVLARLEERYGSLYGEENVLLSATHTHSGPGGYSHHVAYNLSVLGFQNGTYRAIVDGIAESVAKAHDDLRPGSISLGTGTLTNASVNRSREAFDRNPAADRAAFPGGIDPAMTVLRFRQGDKDAGAISWFATHNTSITNKNTLISPDNKGYAAYAWEHGHEGVRYLDNTPGFVAAFPNTNAGDMSPNLNLKPGSGPTEDEFENARIIGERQLDKAREVYRDARPVSGGVDARLAYVDMENVTVRGQYTSDGKEARTCPAVVGASTLAGSVEDGPAIPGFEEGMRTPVAGIIDALRIDTPSWLAACQYPKASLIPTGLLSNVHPVTPKILPLQIMRIGELYLVAGPGEFTITAGLRVRRTVAQELGVPLDRVLLQGYANAYSQYVTTPEEYDTQNYEGGSTLYGRHTLPAYQQEYARVAAALRQGTPVERGTAPPDESARQFTFQTGVVYDNPPLGKAFGSVLTGPASSYARGSTATVEFATGHPKNNVRRGGTFLEVQRLAADGRWTRVLDDGDWETTYRWTRINGLTGTSKATVTWRIGADTPPGTYRIVHHGDAKNLLGRITPFTGTSSAFTVT from the coding sequence ATGCCCCCATTCCCCAGCCGCTCCCCGCGCTCCCGCCGCAGGCTCCCCGCCCTCGCACTCGCCGCCGCCCTGGGAGCCGTGGCTCTCGGCGCGCCCTCCCCCGCGTCGGCCGCACCGGCCGCCGCGGCCGAACCGGACTACCTGATCGGACGCGGCATCGCCGATGTCACCGGGGAGGCCGCCGAGACCGGGATGATGGGCTACTCCAGCTTCGACCAGAAGACCTCCGGCATCCACCAGCGCCAGCGGTCGCGCGCGTACGTCGTGGCCGACCGGGCGACCGGCAAGCGCGTGGTCTACGTCAACGCCGACCTGGCGATGATCTTCCAGTCGGTGCGGCAGGGCGTCCTCGCCCGCCTTGAGGAGCGGTACGGCAGCCTGTACGGGGAGGAGAACGTCCTCCTCTCCGCCACCCACACCCACTCCGGCCCCGGCGGCTACTCCCACCACGTGGCGTACAACCTCTCCGTGCTCGGCTTCCAGAACGGCACCTACCGGGCGATCGTCGACGGCATCGCGGAGTCCGTCGCCAAGGCCCACGACGATCTGCGGCCCGGCTCCATCAGCCTGGGCACGGGCACGCTCACCAACGCCAGCGTCAACCGTTCCCGTGAGGCGTTCGACCGCAATCCGGCGGCCGACCGGGCGGCCTTCCCCGGCGGGATCGACCCGGCGATGACCGTGCTGCGGTTCCGGCAGGGCGACAAGGACGCGGGCGCGATCAGCTGGTTCGCCACCCACAACACCTCGATCACCAACAAGAACACACTGATCAGCCCGGACAACAAGGGCTATGCCGCCTACGCCTGGGAGCACGGCCACGAGGGCGTGCGCTATCTCGACAACACCCCCGGTTTCGTCGCCGCGTTCCCCAACACCAACGCCGGGGACATGTCCCCGAACCTCAATCTGAAGCCCGGATCGGGGCCCACGGAGGACGAGTTCGAGAACGCCCGCATCATCGGTGAGCGCCAGCTCGACAAGGCCCGCGAGGTCTACCGGGACGCGCGGCCGGTGTCCGGCGGGGTGGATGCCCGGCTCGCCTATGTGGACATGGAGAACGTCACCGTACGCGGTCAGTACACGAGCGACGGGAAGGAGGCCCGCACCTGTCCCGCCGTCGTGGGCGCCTCCACGCTCGCGGGCAGTGTGGAGGACGGCCCGGCGATCCCCGGCTTCGAGGAGGGGATGCGCACCCCGGTCGCCGGAATCATCGACGCGCTGCGCATCGATACCCCGTCCTGGCTCGCGGCCTGCCAGTACCCGAAGGCGAGCCTGATCCCGACGGGTCTGCTGAGCAACGTGCACCCGGTGACCCCGAAGATCCTGCCGCTCCAGATCATGCGGATCGGGGAGCTGTACCTGGTGGCGGGCCCGGGCGAGTTCACGATCACCGCCGGGCTCCGGGTGCGCCGGACCGTGGCGCAGGAGCTGGGGGTCCCGCTGGACCGGGTGCTGCTCCAGGGGTACGCCAACGCCTACAGCCAGTACGTGACGACGCCGGAGGAGTACGACACCCAGAACTACGAGGGCGGCTCCACGCTCTACGGCCGGCACACGCTCCCCGCCTATCAGCAGGAGTACGCCCGGGTCGCGGCCGCCCTGCGCCAGGGCACCCCGGTGGAGCGCGGCACGGCCCCGCCGGACGAGTCGGCCCGGCAGTTCACGTTCCAGACGGGCGTGGTCTACGACAACCCGCCGCTCGGCAAGGCGTTCGGCTCGGTCCTGACCGGCCCGGCCTCCTCGTACGCGCGCGGCTCCACGGCCACCGTCGAGTTCGCCACCGGCCACCCGAAGAACAACGTGCGCCGGGGCGGAACGTTCCTGGAGGTCCAGCGTCTGGCGGCCGACGGACGGTGGACGCGGGTGCTGGACGACGGTGACTGGGAGACCACGTACCGCTGGACCCGGATCAACGGACTGACCGGTACGTCGAAGGCCACGGTCACCTGGAGGATCGGGGCGGACACCCCGCCCGGCACCTACCGGATCGTGCACCACGGGGACGCGAAGAACCTGCTGGGGAGGATCACCCCGTTCACGGGCACGTCCTCCGCGTTCACCGTGACATGA
- a CDS encoding transcriptional regulator — MGDQPGAEPTVSVQRDLRLLEAAGAHPAGAPAAQLAREAELPPVVAGEHLHALAEDGYLRELDDGAFAPADRSLSPHARPGGRSWTERVRPLLTSLRDRVSAAAYLTLYDEGEIRVLQIVDSPRAPRVDLWVGFEDAGHATALGKSVLGGLDEEARANYLSRHPLADLTSHTITRREELLRELDSPPMAPLARDREEYKRGTTCVAVRVYSGDQVGSLGISFRSDRMYRTSEIREQLLSSALRITRRLTIPE, encoded by the coding sequence ATGGGTGACCAGCCCGGCGCCGAGCCCACTGTGTCCGTCCAGCGGGACCTCCGGTTGCTGGAGGCCGCAGGAGCACATCCGGCGGGTGCCCCCGCAGCGCAGCTGGCCCGGGAGGCCGAGCTGCCCCCGGTCGTGGCCGGGGAGCACCTGCACGCGCTGGCCGAGGACGGTTACCTCAGGGAGCTGGACGACGGGGCGTTCGCCCCCGCCGACCGGAGCCTGTCACCGCACGCCAGACCCGGGGGCCGGTCGTGGACGGAGCGCGTCCGCCCCCTGCTGACCTCGCTGCGCGACAGGGTGTCCGCCGCCGCCTACCTGACGCTGTACGACGAGGGGGAGATCCGGGTCCTCCAGATCGTGGACAGCCCCCGGGCGCCCCGGGTCGACCTCTGGGTCGGCTTCGAGGACGCCGGGCACGCCACGGCCCTGGGCAAGAGCGTGCTGGGCGGCCTGGACGAGGAGGCCCGCGCCAACTACCTCTCCCGCCACCCCCTGGCCGACCTCACCTCCCACACCATCACCCGCCGCGAGGAACTCCTCCGGGAGCTGGACTCCCCGCCGATGGCGCCGCTCGCCAGGGACCGGGAGGAGTACAAGCGCGGGACGACCTGTGTCGCCGTACGCGTGTACAGCGGTGACCAGGTCGGATCGCTCGGCATCTCCTTCCGCTCGGACCGGATGTACCGGACGAGCGAGATCAGGGAACAGCTCCTGTCCTCGGCGCTGCGCATCACCCGCAGGCTGACGATCCCTGAGTGA
- a CDS encoding acyl-CoA dehydrogenase produces MAESASLLFNPRTYDPEHFDPETRRLLRATVDWFEARGKRRLIEDYRSRAWLADFLAFSAKEGLFATFLTPAAAAKETDRRWDTARIAALNEIFGFYGLDYWYAWQVTILGLGPVWQSDNAEARARAAELLDQGEVFAFGLSEKTHGADIYSTDMLLTPDGDGGFLASGSKYYIGNGNAAGLVSVFGRRTDVEGPDGYVFFAADSRHAAYHLVKNVVDSSKFVSEFRLADYPVAPADILHTGRAAFDAALNTVNVGKFNLCTASIGICEHAMYEAVTHASNRILYGRPVTAFPHVRRELTDAYVRLVGMKLFSDRAVDYFRSAGPDDRRYLLFNPMTKMKVTTEGEKVIDLMWDVIAAKGFEKDNYFAQAAIEIRGLPKLEGTVHVNLALILKFMRNHLLNPVDYPAVPSRLDAADDDFLFRQGPARGLGAVRFHDWRPAFDAYAEVANVARFREQADALCAFVETAAPDEEQSRDLDLLLAVGQLFALVVHGQLILEQARLTGLDQDLLDELFAVLVRDFSAHAVELHGKDSATQAQQDWALGAVRRPVVDAARSARVWERVEALSGAYEMAE; encoded by the coding sequence ATGGCTGAGTCCGCGTCCCTGCTCTTCAACCCGCGCACCTACGACCCCGAGCACTTCGACCCGGAGACCCGCAGGCTGCTGCGCGCCACCGTCGACTGGTTCGAGGCGCGGGGCAAGCGGCGGCTGATCGAGGACTACCGCTCCCGAGCCTGGCTGGCCGACTTCCTCGCCTTCTCCGCGAAGGAGGGCCTGTTCGCCACCTTCCTCACCCCGGCCGCCGCCGCGAAGGAGACGGACCGGCGCTGGGACACCGCCCGGATCGCCGCCCTCAACGAGATCTTCGGCTTCTACGGGCTCGACTACTGGTACGCCTGGCAGGTGACCATCCTCGGCCTCGGCCCCGTCTGGCAGAGCGACAACGCCGAGGCCCGTGCCCGGGCCGCCGAACTCCTGGACCAGGGTGAGGTGTTCGCGTTCGGCCTCTCCGAGAAGACCCACGGCGCCGACATCTACTCCACCGACATGCTGCTCACGCCCGACGGCGACGGCGGCTTCCTGGCCTCCGGCTCCAAGTACTACATCGGCAACGGCAACGCCGCCGGTCTGGTCTCCGTCTTCGGCCGCCGCACCGACGTCGAGGGCCCCGACGGCTACGTCTTCTTCGCCGCCGACAGCCGCCACGCCGCCTACCACCTGGTGAAGAACGTCGTCGACTCCTCCAAGTTCGTCAGCGAGTTCCGCCTCGCCGACTATCCGGTGGCGCCCGCCGACATCCTGCACACCGGCCGCGCCGCCTTCGACGCCGCGCTCAACACCGTCAACGTCGGCAAGTTCAACCTCTGCACCGCCTCCATCGGCATCTGCGAGCACGCGATGTACGAGGCCGTCACCCACGCGAGCAACCGCATCCTCTACGGCCGCCCCGTGACCGCCTTCCCGCATGTGCGGCGCGAGCTGACCGACGCCTACGTCCGGCTCGTCGGGATGAAGCTGTTCAGCGACCGCGCCGTCGACTACTTCCGCTCCGCCGGGCCCGACGACCGCCGCTACCTCCTCTTCAACCCGATGACGAAGATGAAGGTGACCACGGAGGGCGAGAAGGTCATCGACCTGATGTGGGACGTCATCGCCGCCAAGGGCTTCGAGAAGGACAACTACTTCGCCCAGGCCGCGATCGAGATCCGGGGCCTGCCCAAGCTGGAGGGCACGGTCCACGTCAACCTCGCGCTGATCCTCAAGTTCATGCGCAACCACCTGCTGAACCCCGTCGACTACCCGGCCGTCCCCTCCCGCCTGGACGCGGCCGACGACGACTTCCTGTTCCGGCAGGGACCGGCGCGGGGTCTGGGTGCCGTACGGTTCCACGACTGGCGCCCCGCGTTCGACGCGTACGCCGAGGTGGCGAACGTGGCCCGCTTCCGCGAGCAGGCCGACGCCCTGTGCGCCTTCGTGGAGACCGCCGCTCCCGACGAGGAGCAGAGCCGCGACCTGGACCTCCTCCTCGCCGTCGGCCAGCTCTTCGCCCTCGTCGTGCACGGCCAGCTGATCCTGGAGCAGGCCCGGCTGACCGGCCTGGACCAGGACCTGCTCGACGAGCTGTTCGCCGTCCTCGTACGCGACTTCTCCGCGCACGCCGTGGAGCTGCACGGCAAGGACTCCGCCACCCAGGCGCAGCAGGACTGGGCGCTCGGGGCGGTACGGCGTCCCGTCGTGGACGCGGCGCGTTCGGCGCGGGTCTGGGAGCGTGTGGAGGCGCTCTCGGGGGCGTACGAGATGGCCGAATAG
- a CDS encoding PadR family transcriptional regulator has product MALEHAILVSLLERPGSGYELARRFERSIGYFWTASHQQIYRVLARMEADGRLTVREVEQQGRPDKKEYSVAGPGRAALAEWLHKPIEPESLRHDLAVKIRGAAFDDPAALVREVERHRQAHRDRLAHYLAGEVRDFTGPEASVPPDAGQELQHVVLRGGIAYERMTIAWLDDVLDTLHRLAGPPPGPGA; this is encoded by the coding sequence ATGGCGCTCGAACACGCGATTCTCGTCTCCCTGCTGGAGAGACCCGGCTCCGGCTATGAGCTGGCCCGCCGGTTCGAGCGGTCCATCGGCTACTTCTGGACCGCCAGCCACCAGCAGATCTACCGCGTCCTCGCCCGGATGGAGGCCGACGGCCGGCTCACCGTCCGCGAGGTCGAGCAGCAGGGGCGGCCGGACAAGAAGGAGTACTCCGTCGCCGGGCCCGGCCGCGCCGCCCTCGCCGAGTGGCTGCACAAACCGATCGAGCCCGAGAGCCTCCGGCACGACCTCGCCGTCAAGATCCGGGGCGCCGCCTTCGACGACCCGGCCGCCCTGGTCCGCGAGGTCGAGCGCCACCGGCAGGCTCACCGGGACCGCCTCGCCCACTACCTCGCCGGAGAGGTCCGCGACTTCACCGGGCCCGAGGCGTCCGTGCCCCCGGACGCGGGCCAGGAGCTCCAGCACGTCGTGCTGCGCGGCGGCATCGCGTACGAGCGCATGACGATCGCCTGGCTCGACGACGTACTCGACACCCTCCACCGGCTCGCCGGTCCACCGCCGGGCCCCGGCGCCTGA
- a CDS encoding NAD(P)-dependent dehydrogenase — protein sequence MTSEQPQDPHRLHPRPDFPQQDQEPPGRTGDMDPPPDHGEDSYRGSGLLTDRRTVITGGDSGIGRAVALAFAREGADVLFTHLPEEEEEARETARLVEGAGRRAVPVVCDIRDEKQCRSLVERAVSDFGRIDVLVNNAAYQMSQPDGISAISTEQFDRVVRTNLYGMFWLSKFALPHIPAGGSVINTTSVQAYKPSPHLLDYAMTKGAIVTFTQGLAQMLASDGIRVNAVAPGPVWTPLIPATLPDTAEFGKQSPLGRPAQPAEMAPAYVFLASANASFITGEIMNATGGTPLP from the coding sequence ATGACGAGCGAACAGCCGCAGGACCCCCACCGCCTCCACCCCCGCCCCGACTTCCCTCAGCAGGACCAGGAGCCTCCCGGCCGCACCGGGGACATGGACCCGCCGCCCGACCACGGCGAGGACTCCTACCGGGGCTCGGGCCTCCTCACCGACCGCAGGACCGTGATCACCGGGGGTGACTCCGGCATCGGCCGTGCGGTCGCCCTGGCCTTCGCACGCGAGGGCGCGGACGTGCTGTTCACCCATCTCCCCGAAGAGGAGGAGGAAGCCCGGGAGACCGCCCGCCTGGTGGAAGGCGCGGGCCGCAGGGCCGTGCCCGTCGTGTGCGACATCCGGGACGAGAAGCAGTGCCGCTCCCTCGTCGAGCGGGCCGTCTCCGACTTCGGCCGGATCGACGTCCTGGTCAACAACGCGGCGTACCAGATGTCCCAGCCGGACGGGATCTCCGCGATCTCGACCGAGCAGTTCGACCGGGTGGTGCGGACCAACCTGTACGGGATGTTCTGGCTCTCCAAATTCGCCCTGCCCCACATCCCGGCGGGCGGGTCGGTCATCAACACCACCTCGGTGCAGGCGTACAAGCCCAGCCCCCACCTCCTGGACTACGCCATGACCAAGGGCGCGATCGTCACGTTCACGCAGGGGCTCGCCCAGATGCTGGCCTCCGACGGCATCCGCGTCAACGCGGTGGCCCCGGGGCCCGTCTGGACGCCGCTCATCCCGGCAACCCTGCCGGACACCGCGGAGTTCGGGAAGCAGAGCCCGCTGGGGCGCCCGGCGCAGCCCGCCGAGATGGCGCCCGCCTATGTTTTCCTCGCCTCCGCGAACGCCTCGTTCATCACCGGCGAGATCATGAACGCCACCGGCGGCACCCCGCTGCCCTGA